From one Pseudactinotalea sp. HY158 genomic stretch:
- a CDS encoding diacylglycerol kinase family protein: protein MAWEQWVSIAALVAATIAVIVGVLVLRRISSRASAARPLEGEESADRAGGPPAFVVNPTKVSSLEAFRDLGARTAAEAGLGEPLWFTTTPESSGSEQASEAVRAGASVVIAVGGDGTVREVAAGLSGSGVPMGLIPMGTGNLFARNLDLPVNGLEQLMLTALTGADHRIDLGWVRPELARAPTDGVPSDDAPTDGVPSDNSLTDDAPAAERGGSTTRDGGNRPHPGDEAFLVMSGVGFDAAMVAGADDELKSRLGWLAYFLVGARHLHGRKVQIGVQIGSGPVHNRKLRSLLVANVGKLPGGFVLFPDAAPDDGRLDVAALDTRGGLFGWASLFGTVIMQGIGIRSTRPTIASNIEFWRGSRVAVRLEEPEPLQVDGDLVGRVTGAEFWLEEGALVVRTRRTSAAG from the coding sequence ATGGCGTGGGAACAATGGGTGAGCATCGCCGCACTGGTGGCCGCGACCATCGCGGTGATCGTCGGTGTGCTCGTGCTCAGGCGGATCAGTTCGCGGGCGAGCGCCGCCCGCCCGCTCGAGGGTGAGGAGTCCGCCGACCGGGCAGGCGGGCCGCCGGCGTTCGTCGTCAATCCGACCAAGGTCTCCTCCCTCGAGGCGTTCCGCGACCTGGGGGCGCGCACGGCGGCCGAGGCCGGCCTGGGCGAGCCGCTGTGGTTCACCACGACCCCGGAATCCTCCGGATCCGAGCAGGCGAGCGAGGCGGTCCGGGCCGGCGCGAGCGTCGTCATCGCGGTCGGCGGCGACGGCACGGTGCGCGAGGTCGCGGCGGGCCTGTCGGGCTCCGGCGTGCCGATGGGTCTGATCCCGATGGGCACCGGAAACCTGTTCGCCCGCAACCTGGACCTGCCGGTCAACGGACTCGAGCAGCTCATGCTCACGGCCCTGACCGGTGCCGATCACCGGATCGACCTGGGGTGGGTGCGCCCCGAGCTGGCCCGCGCCCCCACGGACGGCGTTCCCTCGGACGACGCCCCCACGGACGGCGTTCCCTCGGACAATTCCCTCACGGACGACGCCCCCGCCGCCGAGCGGGGAGGGTCGACCACCCGGGACGGCGGCAATCGCCCCCACCCGGGCGACGAGGCGTTCCTCGTCATGTCGGGGGTCGGGTTCGATGCCGCGATGGTCGCCGGGGCGGACGACGAACTCAAGTCCCGGCTCGGCTGGCTCGCCTACTTCCTCGTCGGCGCCCGGCACCTGCACGGACGCAAGGTACAGATCGGGGTGCAGATCGGCTCCGGTCCGGTCCACAACCGCAAGCTCCGCTCGCTGCTCGTGGCGAACGTCGGGAAGCTGCCCGGCGGGTTCGTGCTCTTCCCCGACGCCGCCCCGGACGACGGCCGACTCGACGTCGCCGCCCTCGACACCCGCGGTGGCCTGTTCGGCTGGGCTTCGCTGTTCGGCACCGTGATCATGCAGGGCATCGGCATCCGCTCCACCCGTCCGACCATCGCGTCGAATATCGAGTTCTGGCGCGGCAGCCGGGTGGCGGTGCGGCTCGAGGAACCCGAGCCGCTCCAGGTCGACGGCGACCTCGTGGGTCGGGTGACCGGGGCCGAGTTCTGGCTCGAGGAGGGCGCGCTCGTCGTGCGCACCCGCCGCACGAGCGCGGCCGGCTGA
- the pheA gene encoding prephenate dehydratase: protein MGLRYAYLGPAGTFTEAALRQVWDPHADEALPMTDVPGALEAVRTGAADRAVVPIENSIEGGVSATLDTLASGLPLVIVGEALVRVQFVLAALPGTTLGQVRRIATHPHAWAQCRRWVGAHLPGAVHVPATSTAAGGAGLIGDEAAGYDAAITAPLTAIDYGLDVLAEDIGDNSSAVTRFVVASRPGPILERTGQDKTTLMVQLADNEAGALLTMLEQFAARGVNLSRIESRPAGDVLGRYMFSIDAEGHIDDERVAAALVGLHRVCPRVQFLGSYPRVDGPGSVPRPGFTDEAFRRGRDWVASLREGVHPD from the coding sequence ATGGGACTGCGGTACGCCTATCTGGGGCCGGCGGGGACGTTCACCGAGGCGGCGCTCCGGCAGGTGTGGGACCCTCACGCCGACGAGGCCCTCCCGATGACCGATGTGCCCGGCGCGCTCGAGGCCGTGCGCACCGGCGCGGCCGATCGCGCGGTCGTGCCGATCGAGAACTCCATCGAGGGCGGGGTGAGCGCCACCCTCGACACCCTCGCCTCCGGGCTGCCGCTCGTGATCGTGGGCGAGGCCCTCGTGCGGGTGCAGTTCGTGCTCGCCGCGCTCCCGGGCACCACGCTCGGGCAGGTGCGCCGGATCGCCACCCACCCGCACGCGTGGGCCCAGTGCCGCCGCTGGGTGGGCGCGCACCTGCCCGGAGCCGTGCACGTGCCCGCCACCTCGACCGCGGCGGGGGGCGCCGGCCTCATCGGCGACGAGGCGGCCGGCTACGACGCCGCGATCACCGCCCCGCTCACCGCGATCGACTACGGACTCGACGTGCTCGCGGAGGACATCGGCGACAACTCCAGCGCGGTCACCCGATTCGTGGTCGCCTCCCGCCCGGGTCCGATCCTGGAGCGAACCGGGCAGGACAAGACGACCCTCATGGTCCAGCTCGCCGACAACGAGGCCGGGGCGCTGCTCACGATGCTCGAGCAGTTCGCGGCGCGTGGGGTGAACCTGAGCCGCATCGAGTCCCGGCCCGCCGGCGACGTGCTCGGCCGGTACATGTTCTCGATCGACGCCGAGGGCCACATCGACGACGAGCGGGTCGCCGCCGCGCTCGTGGGGCTGCACCGGGTGTGCCCCCGCGTGCAGTTCCTCGGCTCCTATCCGCGGGTGGACGGGCCCGGATCCGTTCCCCGGCCGGGCTTCACGGACGAGGCCTTCCGGCGCGGCCGGGACTGGGTGGCGAGCCTGCGCGAGGGCGTCCACCCAGACTGA
- a CDS encoding WXG100 family type VII secretion target has product MNIEAIAVSTDHLAGVEADVDLCFRNVTDILEVMEADLTHLEQDWTGQASLNYQQRMLEWRRGLADMAGTLNTIALTIATGNSDYTTTENTIVNGW; this is encoded by the coding sequence ATGAACATCGAGGCGATCGCGGTCTCGACCGACCACCTCGCGGGGGTGGAGGCGGATGTCGACCTGTGCTTCCGCAACGTCACCGACATCCTCGAGGTGATGGAGGCCGACCTCACCCACCTCGAGCAGGACTGGACCGGGCAGGCCTCGCTCAACTACCAGCAGCGCATGCTGGAGTGGCGCCGGGGCCTCGCCGACATGGCCGGGACCCTCAACACGATCGCCCTGACGATCGCCACCGGCAACTCCGACTACACCACCACCGAGAACACCATCGTCAACGGCTGGTGA
- a CDS encoding DUF5926 family protein translates to MAKRSKKSAPNEKVAARRAARKAAVAAPSRPFEGLPGEVDWVALREVVPAASARVRTTAAYGGQDVTIVTLLPMIWPAMKREDGEVLVALQVVTSSQDPSRDAAAALIAALDLDPGESLHLPGLPGPGPRLQDVLELDRPFEVTVHDDFGYATTEASDPQVKAALEESAGSIVPTVKVAGVDGAYWCRMGEREFLRWARPEPEEALLDGLARLHARRESAVSDAARLIGTFRSNGIVMPVWELAQGTEADELDLGAFEPRLADAVAVTDPLDADERRARAGLVSRQVTLR, encoded by the coding sequence ATGGCAAAACGGAGCAAGAAGAGCGCCCCCAACGAGAAGGTCGCCGCGCGGCGGGCCGCCCGCAAGGCCGCGGTCGCCGCGCCGTCCCGTCCGTTCGAGGGCCTGCCCGGGGAGGTCGACTGGGTCGCGCTGCGCGAGGTCGTGCCCGCGGCGAGCGCCCGCGTGCGCACGACGGCCGCCTATGGCGGCCAGGACGTCACGATCGTCACGCTGTTGCCGATGATCTGGCCGGCGATGAAGCGTGAGGACGGCGAGGTGCTCGTCGCGCTCCAGGTCGTCACCTCCTCACAGGATCCGTCGCGCGACGCGGCCGCGGCGCTCATCGCCGCCCTCGACCTCGACCCCGGCGAGTCGCTCCACCTGCCCGGCCTGCCCGGGCCTGGGCCGCGACTCCAGGACGTGCTCGAGCTCGATCGGCCGTTCGAGGTCACCGTGCACGACGACTTCGGCTACGCCACGACCGAGGCGTCCGACCCCCAGGTCAAGGCCGCCCTCGAGGAGTCCGCCGGATCGATCGTTCCGACCGTCAAGGTCGCGGGCGTGGACGGTGCCTACTGGTGCCGGATGGGTGAGCGCGAGTTCCTGCGCTGGGCGCGCCCCGAGCCGGAGGAGGCCCTGCTCGACGGGCTCGCCCGATTGCACGCACGGCGCGAGTCCGCGGTCTCCGACGCCGCCCGGCTCATCGGCACGTTCCGGTCGAACGGCATCGTCATGCCAGTGTGGGAGCTGGCTCAGGGGACCGAGGCCGACGAGCTCGATCTCGGTGCCTTCGAACCGAGGCTCGCGGACGCCGTCGCGGTGACCGACCCGCTCGATGCCGACGAGCGTCGCGCCCGGGCGGGACTCGTCTCCCGCCAGGTAACGCTCCGGTAA
- a CDS encoding patatin-like phospholipase family protein → MKVPRWLSTVRTASAGAVEGARSNLRHRHDHRRVLGLALSGGGARASFQLGALRYLYDVEGITPDVVSGTSAGSILAAALAQHGTHEGQRRALAEVDRIWSGMTSSSDIFTELAWYARLRAHLPTWMRVIALRQARPGRASLTQTLSSALSHAFGRGPTDNDIAATAGTARTAGTPAAEVAVKNHTISPVETLTALWEGARATSDLEMIIRGVGRERSAFRPGPIVEALLEPQVFDPVRLAASRVKLRITAVSLESGELHYITGRGELHDRDDRPLAGLGPVDIVDALTASCAIPGIFPPIKLGREHYVDGGMRENLPVAIAYEMGADEVIAIVSSPPGPAPEESYAERDILSIIMRTASGILPDELQRLQVDAARARGATVIAPLIEVHDMLTVDPGLIRIATDYGYLRARDVMTGAGAHRQSTTHDVIELRRQLWALEDRLFAPPEDDDEVVLDPEELDDDLLRIGELKLHLRTLLESAPASELPHDADRWWREWERHPYPIELAPTWPTGSATT, encoded by the coding sequence ATGAAGGTCCCGCGCTGGCTGTCGACCGTCCGGACCGCCTCAGCGGGAGCGGTCGAGGGAGCCCGATCGAACCTGCGGCACCGCCACGACCACCGGCGCGTCCTCGGTCTCGCGCTCTCGGGCGGCGGCGCGCGCGCCAGCTTCCAGCTCGGGGCCCTGCGCTACCTCTACGACGTCGAGGGCATCACCCCGGACGTCGTCTCGGGCACCTCGGCCGGCTCGATCCTCGCGGCGGCCCTGGCCCAGCATGGCACCCACGAAGGGCAGCGCCGGGCGCTGGCGGAGGTCGACCGGATCTGGTCGGGGATGACCTCCTCCTCCGACATCTTCACGGAACTGGCCTGGTACGCCCGGCTGCGTGCCCACCTGCCCACGTGGATGCGGGTGATCGCGCTGCGGCAGGCCAGGCCTGGACGGGCGAGCCTGACCCAGACGCTTTCCTCCGCCCTGAGCCACGCTTTCGGCCGCGGCCCCACCGACAACGACATCGCCGCCACTGCCGGCACCGCCCGCACGGCCGGTACGCCCGCGGCCGAGGTGGCCGTGAAGAACCACACGATCTCCCCGGTCGAGACGCTCACGGCGCTGTGGGAGGGCGCCCGGGCCACATCCGACCTGGAGATGATCATCCGCGGGGTGGGCCGGGAGCGCTCGGCCTTCCGGCCCGGACCGATCGTCGAGGCGTTGCTCGAGCCGCAGGTGTTCGACCCGGTCCGGCTCGCGGCCTCCCGGGTCAAGCTGCGGATCACCGCGGTGAGCCTGGAGAGCGGCGAGCTGCACTACATCACGGGCCGAGGGGAGTTGCACGACCGCGACGACCGGCCGCTCGCCGGCCTCGGCCCGGTCGACATCGTCGACGCCCTGACGGCCTCCTGCGCGATCCCGGGGATCTTCCCTCCGATCAAGCTCGGCCGGGAGCACTACGTCGACGGCGGCATGCGTGAGAACCTGCCGGTCGCGATCGCCTACGAGATGGGCGCGGACGAGGTGATCGCGATCGTCTCCAGCCCGCCGGGGCCCGCACCCGAGGAGTCCTATGCGGAGCGGGACATCCTCTCGATCATCATGCGCACCGCCAGCGGGATCCTGCCCGATGAGCTCCAGCGGCTGCAGGTCGACGCCGCCCGCGCCCGCGGCGCGACCGTCATCGCCCCGCTCATCGAGGTGCACGACATGCTCACCGTCGATCCGGGCCTCATCCGCATTGCGACCGACTACGGGTACCTGCGCGCCCGGGACGTCATGACCGGGGCCGGTGCGCATCGACAGAGCACGACGCACGACGTGATCGAGTTGCGGCGCCAGCTGTGGGCGCTCGAGGATCGACTGTTCGCCCCACCCGAGGACGACGACGAGGTGGTCCTCGACCCGGAGGAACTGGACGACGACCTGCTCCGCATCGGCGAGCTCAAGCTGCACCTACGTACGCTCCTCGAGAGTGCCCCGGCCAGCGAGCTGCCGCACGACGCCGACCGCTGGTGGCGGGAATGGGAGCGTCACCCGTACCCGATCGAGCTCGCCCCGACGTGGCCGACCGGCTCGGCCACGACCTAG
- a CDS encoding MFS transporter yields the protein MLRPYRTILRHPGAAGFSAAGVLARLPISMVTIAIVLLISSAYDRYAVAGGVAAVYTIAQALCAPRLAVLVDRHGQARVMRPAITLALLGLTALTYLAAIRAPAAWLFVTAALAGAAVGSVPALVRARWNALVSDPRELHTAYSLESVFDELTFALGPVVATFLATEVSPVFGLVTGIVAAGIGSYWFLAQRGTEPPAGGGESGGSGGSGKADADPADTADTAGTADTADTADTRGMAAPGSAGRSVIRSAPILLVSVVFVFLGVVFGAADVATVGYTEELGKKSWAGVVLGALATGSLVAGLLYGTHAFVTPVWKRFVISLGALALGSGLLIVTHHLVAVFAVMLVTGLAIAPTIIAGNSLVQELVPRARLTEGLTWVSTAIGVGVAAGSSMSGLIVDRVGAHSGYLVVVAAAVLGALLALAGAPTLRRHYEARPAAD from the coding sequence GTGCTTCGACCGTACCGGACCATTCTGCGCCATCCGGGCGCCGCGGGCTTCTCGGCGGCCGGGGTGCTGGCGCGGCTGCCGATCTCGATGGTCACGATCGCGATCGTGCTGCTCATCTCCTCCGCCTACGATCGCTACGCGGTGGCCGGCGGGGTGGCCGCCGTGTACACGATCGCCCAGGCGCTGTGCGCCCCGCGGCTCGCGGTCCTCGTGGACCGGCACGGTCAGGCGCGCGTCATGCGGCCGGCGATCACGCTCGCGCTCCTCGGCCTCACGGCGCTGACCTACCTCGCGGCGATCCGCGCGCCCGCGGCGTGGCTCTTCGTGACGGCCGCCCTCGCCGGGGCGGCCGTGGGCTCGGTGCCCGCGCTCGTGCGGGCACGCTGGAACGCACTCGTGTCGGATCCGCGGGAACTGCACACCGCGTACTCGCTCGAGTCCGTGTTCGACGAGTTGACGTTCGCGCTCGGGCCGGTCGTGGCCACGTTCCTCGCGACCGAGGTCTCGCCCGTGTTCGGGCTGGTCACCGGGATCGTCGCCGCCGGGATCGGCAGCTACTGGTTCCTCGCCCAGCGCGGCACCGAGCCACCGGCCGGCGGCGGCGAATCGGGCGGATCGGGCGGATCGGGCAAAGCAGACGCGGACCCGGCGGACACGGCAGACACGGCAGGCACTGCGGACACTGCGGACACGGCAGACACGCGGGGCATGGCGGCTCCGGGGTCTGCGGGCCGGAGCGTCATCCGGTCGGCGCCGATCCTGCTCGTGAGCGTCGTGTTCGTCTTCCTCGGGGTGGTCTTCGGTGCGGCGGACGTCGCCACCGTGGGCTACACCGAGGAACTGGGGAAGAAGTCGTGGGCCGGGGTGGTCTTGGGGGCGCTGGCGACGGGCTCGCTCGTCGCGGGACTGCTCTACGGCACGCACGCCTTCGTGACCCCGGTGTGGAAGCGCTTCGTGATCAGCCTCGGCGCGCTCGCGCTCGGCAGCGGACTGCTCATCGTGACCCATCACCTCGTGGCGGTGTTCGCGGTCATGCTCGTGACGGGGCTGGCGATCGCCCCCACGATCATCGCGGGCAATTCGCTCGTGCAGGAGCTCGTTCCGCGGGCACGGTTGACCGAGGGCCTCACGTGGGTCTCGACCGCGATCGGCGTGGGGGTCGCGGCGGGGAGTTCGATGTCCGGGCTGATCGTCGACCGGGTCGGTGCCCACTCGGGCTACCTCGTGGTCGTGGCCGCGGCGGTCCTCGGCGCGCTCCTCGCCCTCGCCGGCGCGCCGACCCTCCGGCGGCACTACGAGGCCCGCCCGGCCGCGGACTGA
- a CDS encoding glycosyltransferase has protein sequence MRIADLIASAFKLRAVRGAGRLAWQGHTWIPARAADRVEASRHFAQLYADHGYHGDAARIYGLAAARAGDSASRTQLEAGRVLAELDAGLVPADLPAVQRRVLGAADAALAGGDVDVTARRLTSALAIAFHPTRHLLTEPSPLLVDTEAFLRPLHDSVALTTLTSDAPGPATERAGARERPEPTARLLVLVADQPSMVRPMVERHRAAGREVRLIDLGAIEEADLTLAALVAARLDHSLTGARIPVPAALADSLAWADTIFVEWGHRALVWASLLDTRLPIVTRVRKYEAMTPMPLLTAWQHVGRSVFVATPIRDLVAATAPGFGSDVHVVPDAVDLPRWDRGKRAEADRTIALVGWNKVSKDPAWALEVLRLLREEDPTWRLLLVGETVPADSGADPYYEALTRRILGFKDAVEVTGFTDDLAATLTRVGVILSSSRVEGQHDSLIQGVASGALPVVRDWPDLAAWGGAAAVYPAEWVVGTPQLAAERILTAAPTPARSEATRLAREWVRREYDPAALTATFDGVVLDGDRPARRTRRRPHARRAATDRT, from the coding sequence GTGCGCATCGCAGATCTTATCGCCAGTGCGTTCAAGCTGCGCGCCGTGCGCGGCGCGGGCCGGCTCGCGTGGCAGGGCCACACGTGGATACCGGCCCGGGCGGCCGACCGCGTCGAGGCCTCCCGCCACTTCGCCCAGCTCTACGCCGACCACGGCTATCACGGCGACGCCGCCCGCATCTACGGGCTCGCCGCGGCCCGGGCCGGGGACTCGGCGAGCCGAACCCAGCTCGAGGCCGGCCGCGTGCTCGCCGAACTCGACGCCGGCCTCGTGCCGGCCGATCTCCCGGCGGTGCAGCGGCGCGTGCTCGGGGCGGCCGACGCGGCGCTCGCGGGCGGTGACGTCGACGTGACGGCCCGCCGCCTCACCAGCGCCCTCGCCATCGCCTTCCACCCCACCCGGCACCTGCTCACCGAGCCCTCCCCGCTGCTCGTGGACACCGAGGCGTTCCTGCGTCCCCTGCACGACAGCGTCGCACTCACCACCCTCACCTCGGACGCACCCGGCCCCGCCACGGAGCGCGCCGGCGCGCGGGAACGACCCGAGCCGACCGCGCGGCTGCTCGTGCTCGTCGCGGACCAGCCCTCGATGGTCCGGCCCATGGTGGAGCGCCATCGCGCGGCCGGGCGGGAGGTGCGCCTCATCGACCTGGGCGCGATCGAGGAGGCCGACCTCACCCTCGCGGCGCTCGTGGCGGCCCGGCTCGACCACAGCCTCACCGGCGCCCGCATCCCGGTCCCCGCGGCCCTGGCGGACTCCCTCGCCTGGGCCGACACGATCTTCGTGGAGTGGGGGCACCGCGCCCTCGTGTGGGCCAGCCTGCTCGACACCCGCCTGCCCATCGTCACCCGCGTGCGCAAATACGAGGCGATGACCCCGATGCCGCTGCTCACCGCCTGGCAGCACGTGGGCCGCTCGGTGTTCGTGGCCACCCCGATCCGCGACCTCGTGGCCGCCACCGCCCCCGGCTTCGGCTCGGACGTGCACGTCGTGCCGGACGCCGTGGACCTGCCCCGCTGGGACCGCGGCAAGCGCGCCGAGGCGGATCGAACGATCGCACTCGTCGGCTGGAACAAGGTGAGCAAGGATCCGGCGTGGGCGCTCGAGGTGCTCCGGCTCCTGCGCGAGGAGGACCCGACCTGGCGGCTGCTGCTCGTCGGCGAGACCGTCCCCGCCGATTCCGGGGCGGACCCGTACTACGAGGCGCTGACCCGGCGCATCCTGGGCTTCAAGGACGCCGTCGAGGTCACCGGCTTCACCGACGACCTCGCCGCCACCCTCACCCGGGTCGGGGTCATCCTCTCCTCGAGCCGGGTCGAGGGCCAGCACGACTCCCTCATCCAGGGCGTCGCCTCGGGCGCGCTGCCCGTCGTGCGCGACTGGCCGGACCTGGCCGCCTGGGGCGGGGCCGCGGCCGTCTACCCGGCCGAATGGGTCGTCGGGACGCCGCAGCTCGCCGCCGAACGAATCCTCACCGCCGCGCCCACCCCCGCTCGGAGCGAGGCGACCCGCCTCGCCCGGGAATGGGTGCGGCGCGAGTACGACCCGGCCGCCCTCACGGCGACGTTCGACGGCGTGGTGCTCGACGGCGACCGGCCCGCGCGACGCACGCGACGTCGTCCACACGCTCGCCGGGCCGCCACCGACCGCACCTGA
- the pgm gene encoding phosphoglucomutase (alpha-D-glucose-1,6-bisphosphate-dependent) codes for MHERAGSPARPEDLIDADAVIGAYYDRAPDLDDPGQRVSFGTSGHRGSSLDGAFNEAHILATTAAIVEYRRTQGIDGPLYLGRDTHALSGPATTTALEVLVAAGVEVFIDARDGYTPTPALSHSILRHNGAGSGAGVRTQGPGRADGIVVTPSHNPPRDGGFKYNPPDGGPAGSDATSWIADRANELLRAGVASIPRHADPRAEAHKHDFLLTYVDDLGQVLDLAAIREAGVRIGADPLGGASVAYWAEIADRHRLDLTVVNERVDPTWSFMTLDWDGKIRMDCSSPYAMASLVQAMHSAGPEAAAPYDIATGNDADADRHGIVTADGLMNPNHYLAVAIDYLFTHRPGWGEGSAVGKTLVSSALIDRVAAALGRRLVEVPVGFKWFVPGLLTGEIGFGGEESAGASFLRTDGTVWTTDKDGILLALLAAEITAVTGQTPSRRHAELTAAHGESWYARIDAAATREEKAALGRLSPEDVAATSLAGDPITGRLVRAPGNDAPIGGLKVTTDAAWFAARPSGTEDVYKIYAESFTSADHLTQVQEAARSLVSDSLS; via the coding sequence ATGCATGAGCGAGCCGGAAGCCCCGCGCGTCCCGAGGACCTGATCGATGCAGACGCCGTGATCGGCGCCTATTACGACCGCGCCCCGGACCTGGACGATCCGGGCCAGCGGGTCAGTTTCGGCACGTCCGGGCACCGCGGCTCCTCCCTCGACGGGGCCTTCAACGAGGCGCACATCCTCGCCACCACCGCCGCGATCGTGGAGTACCGGCGCACCCAGGGCATCGACGGCCCCCTCTACCTGGGCCGCGACACGCACGCGCTCTCCGGGCCGGCGACCACGACCGCGCTCGAGGTGCTCGTGGCCGCCGGGGTCGAGGTGTTCATCGACGCCCGCGACGGCTACACCCCCACCCCGGCCCTCTCCCACTCGATCCTGCGTCACAACGGCGCCGGCAGCGGCGCCGGGGTGCGCACGCAGGGGCCGGGGCGGGCGGACGGCATCGTGGTCACCCCCTCGCACAACCCGCCCCGCGACGGCGGATTCAAGTACAACCCGCCCGACGGCGGCCCCGCCGGTTCGGACGCCACGAGCTGGATCGCCGACCGCGCGAACGAGCTGCTGCGCGCCGGCGTCGCGAGTATCCCCCGGCACGCCGACCCCCGGGCCGAGGCGCACAAGCACGACTTCCTGCTCACCTACGTCGACGACCTGGGCCAGGTGCTCGACCTGGCCGCGATCCGCGAGGCGGGGGTGCGGATCGGTGCCGACCCGCTCGGCGGGGCGTCCGTGGCGTACTGGGCCGAGATCGCCGACCGGCACCGGCTCGACCTGACCGTGGTGAACGAGCGGGTCGACCCCACATGGTCGTTCATGACCCTCGACTGGGACGGCAAGATCCGGATGGACTGCTCGAGCCCGTACGCGATGGCCTCGCTCGTGCAGGCGATGCACTCCGCCGGGCCCGAGGCCGCCGCACCCTACGACATCGCCACCGGCAACGACGCGGATGCGGACCGGCACGGCATCGTGACCGCCGACGGTCTGATGAACCCGAACCACTACCTCGCGGTGGCGATCGACTACCTGTTCACCCACCGCCCCGGCTGGGGCGAGGGCTCCGCCGTGGGCAAGACCCTCGTGTCCTCGGCGCTCATCGACCGGGTCGCGGCCGCCCTGGGGCGCCGCCTCGTCGAGGTGCCCGTCGGCTTCAAGTGGTTCGTGCCGGGGCTCCTCACCGGCGAGATCGGCTTCGGCGGGGAGGAGTCGGCCGGCGCCTCGTTCCTGCGCACGGACGGCACCGTGTGGACCACCGACAAGGACGGCATCCTGCTCGCCCTGCTCGCGGCCGAGATCACCGCGGTCACCGGCCAGACGCCGTCGCGCCGGCACGCCGAGCTCACCGCCGCCCACGGCGAGAGCTGGTACGCCCGGATCGACGCCGCGGCCACCCGGGAGGAGAAGGCGGCCCTCGGCCGGCTCAGCCCCGAGGACGTGGCGGCGACCTCGCTGGCGGGGGACCCGATCACCGGCCGGCTCGTGCGCGCCCCCGGCAACGACGCCCCGATCGGCGGGCTCAAGGTGACGACCGACGCCGCCTGGTTCGCCGCCCGCCCCTCGGGCACCGAGGACGTGTACAAGATCTACGCCGAGTCCTTCACCTCCGCCGATCACCTGACCCAGGTGCAGGAGGCCGCCCGCTCGCTCGTGAGCGACTCCCTCTCCTGA
- a CDS encoding glycosyltransferase — MSTQDRPESQPLRVVRRGPVHARAGHAADAGQRVAAIIPAKDEQDRVAATVRAARAIPHVDLVLVVDDGSSDDTQHRARAAGAVVVRHSVNRGKASAMETGASVVAMRDNPGASPRMLLFLDADLGETAVNAAPLVPPVLSGSADLSIATLPPQQGAGGRGIVTGFARRSIHNATGWSPDQPLSGQRCLTREAFDAATPLAHGWGVETGMTIDLLMQGYGVVEVPCDLRHRPSGNDLAGNLHRAAQLRSVMAAVTARKFRRYELTASRAQPS, encoded by the coding sequence GTGAGCACGCAGGACCGGCCCGAATCGCAACCCCTCCGCGTCGTCCGCCGTGGACCCGTGCATGCTCGTGCCGGCCATGCCGCGGACGCCGGCCAGCGCGTGGCCGCGATCATCCCGGCCAAGGACGAACAGGACCGGGTGGCCGCGACCGTTCGTGCCGCCCGGGCGATCCCGCACGTGGACCTCGTGCTCGTCGTCGACGACGGATCGAGCGACGACACCCAGCACCGGGCCCGCGCCGCGGGGGCGGTCGTGGTGCGGCACTCGGTCAACCGCGGCAAGGCCTCCGCGATGGAGACCGGCGCCTCGGTCGTCGCGATGCGCGACAATCCGGGCGCCTCGCCGCGGATGCTGCTCTTCCTCGACGCCGACCTCGGGGAGACGGCCGTCAACGCCGCCCCGCTCGTGCCGCCGGTGCTCTCGGGGAGCGCGGACCTGTCGATCGCGACCCTGCCGCCCCAGCAGGGCGCCGGGGGCCGCGGCATCGTGACCGGATTCGCCCGGAGGTCCATTCACAACGCGACCGGCTGGTCGCCGGATCAGCCGCTCAGCGGTCAGCGCTGCCTCACCCGCGAGGCGTTCGACGCGGCGACCCCGCTCGCGCACGGCTGGGGGGTCGAGACGGGCATGACGATCGACCTGCTCATGCAGGGCTACGGCGTGGTCGAGGTGCCCTGCGACCTGCGGCACCGCCCCTCCGGGAACGACCTCGCTGGCAACCTCCACCGGGCCGCGCAGCTGCGTTCCGTCATGGCGGCCGTGACCGCCCGCAAGTTCCGGCGGTACGAACTCACCGCCTCCCGCGCGCAGCCGAGCTGA